Proteins encoded together in one Streptomyces umbrinus window:
- a CDS encoding SMI1/KNR4 family protein, translating to MGEIQGQDDGPSFAWRDLLQRWSDEWLDPVLHEQERTEPFPDGVRRARWLGAAGATCEEVGALEDRLGVTLPMGYRQFLLTSNGWLNTTHGIDRILAAQEVGWTRDLDSDLVTDWTSGYGDADSRVDDDQYFVYGEAQDPVSIRPEYLPYTLKISHTPNATDVYLLNPGVVTPDGEWEAWYLAHWLPGAVRYRSFWDLMNDEYRNFRDER from the coding sequence GTGGGCGAGATACAAGGCCAGGACGATGGGCCGTCCTTTGCGTGGCGGGATCTGCTGCAGCGCTGGAGCGATGAGTGGCTCGATCCGGTGCTGCATGAGCAGGAACGCACTGAACCGTTCCCCGACGGGGTACGCAGGGCCCGTTGGCTGGGTGCCGCCGGGGCCACCTGCGAGGAAGTCGGCGCGCTGGAGGACCGCCTTGGCGTCACGCTGCCGATGGGCTACCGCCAGTTCCTGCTGACGAGCAACGGCTGGCTCAACACCACCCACGGCATAGACAGGATCCTGGCGGCCCAAGAGGTGGGATGGACCCGGGACCTCGATTCCGACCTCGTCACCGACTGGACCAGCGGATACGGCGATGCCGACTCTCGGGTCGATGACGATCAGTACTTCGTCTACGGCGAAGCCCAGGACCCGGTCTCGATCCGGCCCGAGTACCTGCCGTACACCTTGAAGATCAGCCATACCCCGAACGCCACGGACGTCTACCTCCTCAACCCAGGCGTGGTCACCCCGGACGGTGAGTGGGAGGCCTGGTATCTCGCCCACTGGCTGCCCGGCGCGGTGCGCTACCGGTCTTTCTGGGACCTGATGAACGACGAGTACAGGAACTTCCGCGACGAGCGGTAG
- a CDS encoding TIGR03086 family metal-binding protein, whose amino-acid sequence MESLYPSMVECAAEAARVARGVTAERLAGTTHCPGWDVRALVNHWVLYTSHGLEHRALRKPLPESLTERDFAAEPGWASAYAAQLDRAVAVWADPVVWEGEVDLGMGSMAAPELASMIVKEMAVHGWDVAAATGQEYRISDSAARVILNVVVTHGDLYRQYDGFAPAVRVPSDAPVFARAIALSGRDPRLSHTAS is encoded by the coding sequence ATGGAGAGCCTCTACCCGTCCATGGTCGAATGCGCCGCCGAGGCCGCACGGGTCGCGCGCGGGGTCACCGCGGAGCGGCTCGCCGGGACCACCCACTGTCCGGGCTGGGACGTCCGGGCTCTGGTCAACCACTGGGTGCTCTACACCTCTCACGGTCTGGAGCATCGGGCGCTGCGCAAGCCGCTGCCCGAGTCACTGACCGAGCGGGACTTCGCCGCCGAGCCCGGGTGGGCGTCGGCGTATGCCGCCCAGCTGGACCGGGCGGTTGCCGTGTGGGCGGATCCGGTGGTGTGGGAGGGGGAGGTGGACCTGGGCATGGGGTCCATGGCCGCTCCCGAACTCGCCTCGATGATCGTGAAGGAGATGGCGGTGCACGGCTGGGACGTCGCTGCGGCGACCGGCCAGGAATACCGCATCTCCGACTCGGCGGCCCGCGTCATCCTGAACGTCGTCGTCACCCACGGCGACCTCTACCGCCAGTACGACGGCTTCGCCCCCGCGGTCCGGGTGCCTTCCGACGCCCCCGTCTTCGCCCGAGCCATCGCCTTGAGCGGCCGCGATCCCCGCCTGTCCCACACGGCCTCCTGA
- a CDS encoding ketopantoate reductase family protein: MRYIIIGAGAVGGAIGGRLAESGHDVVLVARGAQYEALRERGLRLVTPDGPHTHRPSVVDGPLALGELGADDVLVLAVKTQDSEAALEAWGPVPVAGGGTAAERLPLVCAQNGVESQRLALRRFRRVYGVCVWLPATFVEPGVVSAAGTPLTGILHLGRYPHGTDETVRSIAADLSASRFEAPVVADVTRWQYAKLLGNLANSIEAVSGVLTSEEGIALYGRVRAEGEAVLAAAGIPYASEEEQKEARADKIRFEPFDGSERGAGSSWQSLNRGTGTIEADYLNGEIALLGRLHGVPTPLNDLLQRLANDFARERRAAGSMPVDELVRLAGDAVAFVQEGAGPRP; encoded by the coding sequence ATGCGCTACATCATCATCGGAGCAGGGGCTGTGGGTGGGGCCATCGGCGGTCGCCTCGCCGAATCGGGACACGACGTGGTGCTGGTCGCGCGGGGCGCGCAGTACGAGGCGCTGCGCGAGCGGGGGCTGCGCCTGGTGACCCCGGACGGGCCGCACACCCATCGGCCGTCCGTCGTGGACGGGCCGCTCGCGCTCGGCGAACTGGGCGCCGACGACGTGCTCGTACTCGCCGTCAAGACGCAGGACAGCGAGGCGGCGCTGGAGGCGTGGGGGCCCGTGCCCGTGGCGGGCGGGGGCACGGCGGCCGAGCGGCTGCCGTTGGTCTGCGCGCAGAACGGCGTGGAGAGCCAGCGGCTCGCGCTGCGCCGCTTCCGGCGGGTGTACGGGGTGTGCGTGTGGCTGCCCGCCACGTTCGTCGAGCCGGGGGTGGTGTCCGCCGCCGGTACGCCGCTCACCGGGATCCTGCACCTCGGCCGCTATCCGCACGGCACGGACGAGACGGTACGGAGCATCGCCGCCGACCTGTCCGCCTCCCGCTTCGAGGCGCCGGTCGTGGCCGATGTGACGCGCTGGCAGTACGCCAAGCTCCTCGGCAACCTTGCCAACTCGATCGAGGCGGTCAGCGGCGTGCTCACCAGTGAGGAGGGCATCGCCCTCTACGGCCGCGTGCGTGCCGAGGGCGAGGCCGTGCTCGCCGCGGCGGGCATCCCCTACGCCTCCGAGGAGGAGCAGAAGGAGGCCCGCGCCGACAAGATCCGCTTCGAGCCCTTCGACGGGTCCGAGCGGGGTGCCGGCTCGTCGTGGCAGTCGCTGAACCGCGGCACGGGGACGATCGAGGCGGACTATCTCAACGGGGAGATCGCCCTGCTGGGGCGGTTGCACGGCGTACCGACGCCGCTCAACGACCTGCTGCAACGGCTCGCCAACGACTTCGCTCGTGAGCGGCGGGCGGCCGGTTCGATGCCGGTGGACGAGCTCGTACGGCTGGCCGGAGACGCTGTCGCGTTTGTTCAAGAGGGTGCGGGGCCGCGTCCCTAG
- a CDS encoding aldo/keto reductase — translation MIPEIFQLAGELPARRLGYGTAQLTGPGYWGPRGEARDAVAVLRRAVERGVTLIDTADNYGPSVAEELVAEALYPYPDGLVIATKGGVVRTGPDAWHIEGRPERLRAMCEASLRRLRLDTIDLYQLHRLDPDVPMAEQLGALDELRREGKIRHLGLDSVTPGQLEAARELTNIASVQNRYNLTDRASEPLLKLCEAHGIAFLPWFPLGNGSLTTDRAGTDIAAAHGVSADIAAAHGVSPGQIALAWLLHRSPVLCPTPGTGSLAHLEENLDAAAVRLRAEDMSRLDALS, via the coding sequence ATGATTCCGGAAATCTTTCAGCTCGCCGGAGAGCTGCCCGCACGCCGCCTCGGTTACGGCACCGCTCAGTTGACCGGGCCGGGCTACTGGGGGCCGCGTGGTGAGGCCCGGGACGCGGTGGCCGTTCTGCGGCGGGCGGTCGAGCGCGGGGTCACGCTGATCGACACGGCGGACAACTACGGCCCGTCGGTCGCCGAGGAACTCGTCGCCGAGGCGCTGTACCCGTATCCGGACGGCCTGGTGATCGCCACGAAGGGCGGTGTCGTACGCACCGGTCCGGACGCCTGGCACATCGAGGGGCGGCCCGAGCGGCTGCGGGCGATGTGCGAGGCGAGTCTGCGACGGCTGCGTCTCGACACGATCGACCTGTACCAGCTGCACCGGCTGGACCCGGACGTGCCGATGGCCGAACAGCTGGGCGCGCTCGACGAGTTGCGCCGGGAGGGCAAGATCCGGCACCTCGGGCTCGACTCGGTGACGCCCGGACAGCTCGAAGCCGCACGGGAGTTGACGAACATCGCGTCCGTGCAGAACCGGTACAACCTCACCGACCGCGCCTCGGAGCCGCTGCTGAAGCTGTGCGAGGCGCACGGCATCGCGTTCCTGCCCTGGTTCCCGCTGGGCAACGGCTCGTTGACCACGGACCGGGCGGGCACGGACATCGCCGCAGCGCACGGAGTGTCCGCGGACATCGCCGCCGCCCACGGAGTGTCGCCCGGGCAGATCGCCCTGGCCTGGCTGCTGCACCGCTCCCCCGTGCTCTGCCCGACCCCCGGCACGGGCTCCCTCGCGCATCTGGAGGAGAACCTCGACGCGGCCGCCGTACGGCTCCGCGCGGAGGACATGTCCCGCCTCGACGCCCTGAGTTGA
- a CDS encoding transglutaminase-like domain-containing protein yields MDSNDFHLKQSPYSDPGAVPADLPADPRELGALVRNLLIHREEGGHFGYAMPEERRHEDAEARYVSEILRILRERSQAPLTEHRELGERFAGTCRDFALLMCAFLRATGTPARVRCGFATYFEDGSSPVTHGDHWVTEYRLSDGSWRLADAQVADGAHDVPFDPLDVPRDQFLVAGAAWRACRTGDADPHNFGVPLPTGPLQGLWFVRCNVVRDLAALGGVEVLPWDAWGLAAKDEPEVTADDLALLDAVAAATATEAVSPEEIRRLYADLRLTVPAEITSHTTYLGVRQVRLPESLRG; encoded by the coding sequence ATGGACTCCAACGACTTCCACCTCAAGCAGAGCCCGTACAGCGACCCCGGAGCCGTACCGGCCGATCTGCCCGCCGACCCACGTGAACTCGGGGCCCTCGTACGGAACTTGCTCATCCACCGGGAGGAGGGCGGTCACTTCGGGTACGCGATGCCCGAGGAGCGCCGTCACGAGGACGCCGAGGCCCGGTACGTGAGCGAGATCCTGCGGATCCTGCGCGAGCGCTCACAGGCTCCGCTCACCGAACACCGGGAGCTGGGCGAGCGGTTCGCCGGTACGTGCCGGGACTTCGCGCTGCTGATGTGCGCGTTCCTGAGGGCTACGGGCACCCCCGCGCGGGTCCGGTGCGGCTTCGCCACGTACTTCGAGGACGGCTCCTCCCCCGTGACCCACGGGGACCACTGGGTCACCGAGTACCGTCTGTCGGACGGCAGTTGGCGGCTCGCGGACGCCCAGGTCGCCGACGGGGCGCACGACGTGCCCTTCGATCCGCTGGACGTCCCGCGGGACCAGTTCCTCGTCGCCGGAGCCGCCTGGCGGGCATGCCGGACGGGCGACGCGGACCCCCACAACTTCGGGGTCCCCCTCCCCACGGGCCCCCTGCAGGGCCTGTGGTTCGTACGCTGCAACGTCGTACGGGATCTCGCGGCGCTCGGCGGGGTGGAGGTGCTGCCGTGGGACGCGTGGGGGCTCGCGGCGAAGGACGAGCCGGAGGTGACCGCGGACGATCTCGCGCTGCTCGACGCGGTGGCCGCGGCGACGGCCACCGAGGCCGTGTCACCCGAGGAGATCCGGCGCCTGTACGCGGACCTTCGCCTCACCGTCCCGGCGGAGATCACCTCGCACACGACCTACCTCGGCGTCCGGCAGGTCAGGCTCCCCGAGAGCCTTCGGGGCTGA
- a CDS encoding nuclear transport factor 2 family protein, which produces MADHGPAVEAAIEGELRLLDPEIRRSPELLGALLHPDFHEFGVSGRHWDRASIIDALAAAKEPGTGPGITSRVTGVELAPDLVHLTFDTEHNGRHAHRSSLWRRTGEEWLLYFHQGTPFSPEGSRGA; this is translated from the coding sequence GTGGCTGACCACGGCCCCGCAGTCGAGGCGGCCATCGAGGGCGAACTGCGCCTCCTCGACCCGGAGATCCGCCGCTCGCCCGAACTCCTCGGGGCGCTGCTGCACCCCGACTTCCACGAGTTCGGCGTCTCCGGGCGGCACTGGGACCGGGCCTCGATCATCGACGCACTGGCCGCGGCGAAGGAACCGGGGACCGGCCCGGGCATCACCTCCCGGGTGACCGGCGTCGAGCTCGCCCCCGACCTGGTCCACCTCACCTTCGACACGGAGCACAACGGCCGTCACGCGCACCGGAGTTCGTTGTGGCGGCGGACGGGGGAGGAATGGCTGCTGTACTTCCACCAGGGAACGCCGTTCAGCCCCGAAGGCTCTCGGGGAGCCTGA
- a CDS encoding DUF1697 domain-containing protein encodes MTTYAALLRGINVGGSRKVPMAELRTLMEGLGYDGVRTHLQSGNAVFSSDHGDEDALAAELSGALEKRFGFTVDVLVRDHAYLRAVIDACPFPAADLEARQLHATYFSEPVDAERYASIDQQAFLPEEFRLGDRVLYLYAPDGLGRSKLAENLSKPRMTKGIIATSRNWNTVTKLAELTSG; translated from the coding sequence ATGACGACGTACGCGGCACTGCTGCGCGGGATCAACGTGGGCGGCAGCAGGAAGGTGCCGATGGCCGAGCTGCGCACCCTCATGGAGGGCCTCGGGTACGACGGTGTCCGTACGCATCTCCAGAGCGGGAACGCCGTCTTCTCCAGCGACCACGGCGACGAGGACGCGCTCGCCGCGGAACTGTCGGGGGCGCTGGAGAAGCGCTTCGGCTTCACGGTCGACGTCCTGGTGCGCGACCACGCCTATCTGCGGGCCGTCATCGACGCCTGTCCGTTCCCGGCCGCGGACCTGGAGGCCAGGCAACTGCACGCCACCTACTTCTCCGAGCCGGTCGACGCCGAGCGCTACGCGTCCATCGACCAACAGGCCTTCCTGCCCGAGGAGTTCCGCCTCGGCGACCGCGTCCTCTACCTGTACGCACCCGACGGCCTCGGCCGCTCCAAGCTGGCGGAGAACCTGTCGAAGCCCCGGATGACGAAGGGTATCATCGCCACCTCCCGGAACTGGAACACCGTCACCAAGCTCGCGGAGCTGACCAGTGGCTGA